One Methanocellales archaeon DNA segment encodes these proteins:
- a CDS encoding DUF555 domain-containing protein, translating into MDYYVTLEAAWLVRDVESVNDAMSIAVSEAGKRLNPKLDYVDIEVGSTTCPACEEELDSVFQSANTALVGLTLGIKIFNAESDEHASRIAKTVIGKALKNVPLQVIDVSEVV; encoded by the coding sequence ATGGACTATTATGTCACGTTAGAGGCTGCATGGCTGGTTCGAGACGTTGAGAGTGTAAATGATGCGATGAGCATAGCTGTTTCGGAAGCTGGAAAAAGACTGAACCCGAAATTGGATTATGTGGACATAGAGGTCGGATCGACGACGTGTCCGGCATGTGAAGAGGAGCTGGATAGCGTGTTCCAATCCGCAAATACGGCCCTGGTGGGATTAACATTGGGGATCAAGATTTTTAATGCTGAAAGTGATGAACACGCATCCCGCATAGCAAAAACGGTGATAGGAAAGGCATTGAAAAATGTCCCACTACAGGTAATCGACGTCAGCGAAGTGGTCTGA
- a CDS encoding carbohydrate kinase family protein, protein MQKISVVGHVALDYIFSIPGFPEMNSSTYISDYERCYGGGAANIAAALVSLGGECELTSPVGMDFSHSGYESHLESLGVRLDHLVKFEGEKMARCYIFNDEKQNQITYFYWGASYRFPELEAPKAEIVHIATAHPIFNVKMAKTAEFVSFDPGQDLIKYSAEDLGSILSNTDILFANRHEIQRLCTMTARSFPDILDEVGTVVVTYGVDGSQIYGSEQIEIPPVQVGSVDPTGAGDGYRAGFLIGFVKGHDLEACGKIGATVASFVVEKRGGQTNLPNWDRMKERYERFFHETI, encoded by the coding sequence ATGCAAAAAATTTCAGTCGTTGGGCATGTGGCCCTGGATTACATCTTCAGCATCCCGGGCTTTCCAGAAATGAATTCGTCCACTTATATTAGTGACTATGAAAGATGTTATGGCGGCGGTGCAGCTAATATCGCTGCAGCCCTCGTAAGTTTGGGCGGGGAATGCGAGCTCACATCCCCTGTAGGCATGGATTTCAGCCATTCCGGCTACGAAAGCCATCTGGAAAGTTTAGGCGTTAGATTGGACCATCTGGTCAAATTTGAAGGAGAAAAAATGGCGAGGTGTTATATATTCAATGACGAAAAGCAAAATCAGATCACTTATTTTTATTGGGGGGCATCTTACCGCTTTCCGGAATTGGAGGCCCCTAAAGCAGAGATCGTTCACATAGCTACTGCTCACCCCATATTCAACGTAAAAATGGCTAAGACTGCGGAATTCGTTTCATTTGATCCCGGACAGGATCTGATAAAATACTCTGCGGAGGATTTGGGCTCAATACTCAGTAATACAGATATATTATTTGCAAACAGACATGAGATTCAACGACTATGCACCATGACCGCCAGATCATTCCCAGATATCCTGGATGAAGTGGGGACGGTGGTGGTTACCTACGGAGTGGATGGCAGCCAGATATATGGAAGTGAACAAATCGAAATCCCCCCCGTTCAAGTGGGTTCGGTAGATCCAACCGGCGCTGGCGATGGGTATCGGGCCGGATTTCTAATTGGATTTGTGAAAGGTCACGACCTAGAGGCCTGTGGGAAAATTGGAGCCACAGTTGCATCCTTTGTTGTGGAAAAGAGGGGAGGCCAGACCAACCTGCCAAATTGGGATCGGATGAAAGAGAGATACGAACGATTTTTTCATGAGACGATATGA
- a CDS encoding PGF-CTERM sorting domain-containing protein — protein GYTVAIQVYDGVSPIGAQMTATVQNGKFSATTFDTDITEKSYSVEAKVVLANKDVVATKSFTIASKTLALIVPSTVVEGNEVTITGTATAKPTVTVDPAKGTLQDVYYNPTTKGYSVKWNTQNATVGLEAAPGNYEIKAVITGTTLEQKATITVTGATLTASAQDSVLLLKTDITGESNRKKDTPVFIEVTYPNGTAKFNNANATLVEDDGSYKWEIPGAYLTEKGTYKVKAWTDLGDKWYAEAAASFDVSDQEITITLPSKVTVLNEYTVTGTANQAIGTNILLFKDTPSTGYDTTHATYINSATLDSSKAYSKKITASTTTGSYKITAVLDTDNDGVYDADEAKASANILIEAPTLTLTATQDAAGAEDVKISGTLNQDDKVGAKVNIKIDELGLNVWANVIGNEYTYTWDTSRNGPVGEVLEGTYTVKAEYTYGTTTIEVSSTAVLTEATIFIEAPAKVAQNDAVDFTVKSGLKNAQGTVRLSIANIIRTVPGGFDTGTMRTTDLTYELSAMAEWDDDKELITPVIPGILTIKVTSTSPTTATAETTVIVEAAKLTVDPVSATKVGNDLVITGTCNREDGTQLEIELKGLGLTRTVTAGTADGMYTATFNTVGLLAGDYTLKVTDKMLENADAPVAMQPITTRMAASDDVVATTTVKLTSEAVATPTPAPTPTPSPTFAPTPAPTPAPTPAPTPAPTPAPTPAPTPAPTPAPTPAPTPAPTLPPRPAPTPAPTPKPTPAPAPAAPTPTPTPEPVPGFEAAFAIVGLLAVAYLVLKRKE, from the coding sequence AGGCTACACTGTGGCGATTCAGGTGTATGATGGGGTGAGCCCAATAGGCGCACAGATGACTGCTACAGTACAGAACGGCAAGTTCTCAGCCACCACATTTGACACCGACATCACCGAAAAGAGCTACTCAGTCGAGGCAAAGGTCGTACTTGCCAATAAGGATGTTGTAGCAACAAAGTCTTTCACCATTGCATCAAAGACACTTGCACTGATTGTACCATCAACAGTGGTGGAAGGAAATGAGGTCACAATAACGGGCACTGCGACTGCAAAGCCAACGGTCACGGTTGACCCGGCTAAGGGTACTTTACAAGATGTCTATTATAATCCAACCACCAAAGGCTACAGCGTAAAGTGGAACACGCAGAATGCAACGGTTGGCCTAGAAGCAGCTCCAGGTAACTATGAGATCAAGGCGGTAATAACGGGCACAACCTTAGAGCAAAAGGCAACGATCACGGTTACAGGTGCTACGTTGACCGCATCAGCCCAGGACTCCGTGTTATTGCTGAAGACAGATATCACAGGTGAATCCAATAGGAAAAAGGACACCCCCGTGTTCATAGAAGTCACCTATCCCAATGGTACTGCCAAGTTCAACAATGCCAATGCAACGCTTGTCGAGGATGACGGATCCTACAAGTGGGAGATTCCCGGGGCTTATCTGACCGAAAAAGGCACTTACAAGGTCAAGGCATGGACAGATTTAGGCGACAAATGGTATGCAGAAGCTGCAGCGAGCTTTGATGTTTCAGATCAAGAGATAACCATAACCCTGCCAAGTAAAGTGACGGTGCTCAATGAGTATACGGTTACAGGAACCGCCAATCAAGCGATAGGCACAAACATACTGTTATTCAAAGACACCCCGTCTACAGGTTATGATACTACCCACGCGACGTATATTAACTCAGCAACACTGGATTCATCTAAAGCATACTCCAAGAAGATAACGGCATCAACTACCACAGGGTCCTATAAGATAACTGCAGTACTGGACACTGACAATGATGGAGTATATGATGCAGATGAGGCAAAAGCAAGTGCCAACATTCTGATAGAGGCACCGACACTAACTCTCACGGCCACTCAAGATGCAGCCGGAGCAGAAGATGTCAAGATCTCAGGAACGCTGAACCAAGATGACAAGGTTGGAGCAAAAGTCAACATTAAGATCGATGAGTTGGGACTGAACGTTTGGGCCAATGTGATAGGAAACGAATACACCTACACATGGGATACCTCACGTAATGGGCCTGTCGGAGAAGTTCTCGAAGGAACCTATACCGTGAAAGCGGAATATACCTACGGCACCACCACGATTGAGGTCTCAAGCACTGCAGTACTGACAGAGGCAACGATTTTCATAGAGGCACCAGCGAAAGTGGCTCAGAACGACGCCGTTGATTTCACGGTCAAATCCGGTCTGAAGAATGCCCAAGGGACCGTCAGACTTTCCATAGCTAACATCATTCGTACCGTTCCAGGTGGCTTTGACACCGGAACCATGAGAACCACTGATCTGACCTATGAGCTCTCAGCGATGGCTGAATGGGATGACGATAAAGAGCTCATAACGCCAGTTATACCAGGCATTCTGACCATCAAGGTAACATCTACCTCGCCTACAACTGCGACAGCAGAAACGACTGTCATCGTTGAGGCAGCAAAACTAACCGTCGACCCAGTATCGGCGACCAAGGTTGGTAATGACTTAGTCATCACCGGAACATGCAACAGAGAGGACGGCACACAGCTAGAGATCGAGCTGAAGGGCTTGGGCTTAACGCGTACAGTTACGGCCGGTACTGCGGATGGAATGTACACAGCCACCTTTAACACGGTTGGACTACTTGCAGGCGACTACACGTTGAAGGTAACTGACAAGATGCTGGAAAACGCTGACGCACCAGTTGCAATGCAACCTATCACCACTCGAATGGCAGCCTCTGATGACGTCGTTGCGACCACAACGGTGAAACTCACCTCAGAAGCAGTAGCAACCCCAACACCTGCGCCAACGCCAACCCCATCACCTACATTCGCACCAACCCCAGCACCAACCCCAGCACCAACACCAGCACCAACACCAGCACCCACACCCGCACCAACCCCAGCACCAACACCTGCACCAACACCAGCACCAACACCCGCACCAACCCCAGCACCAACACTGCCACCCAGACCAGCACCCACACCCGCACCCACACCGAAACCAACACCCGCACCCGCACCAGCAGCACCAACACCCACACCAACACCAGAACCAGTACCTGGATTTGAGGCAGCCTTCGCAATCGTTGGACTCCTGGCGGTAGCATATCTGGTTCTAAAGCGAAAAGAGTGA
- a CDS encoding PGF-CTERM sorting domain-containing protein — protein sequence MQNKITAMLLVALMVLSMFAAFVTPTAAAVGDNPPTVTRIKLGKAVSHGGAVFIGENISIVFADVAATVSMKIEGSFTNTKCEDYELYPSVFLTPAGNFTVWKTRTESKGYYLIQDTNTDGLTEDMAVFLSPPTLTVQVNDRTTMEQDVDTVFRGDTVCFSGTSNLEGYNVTVQLYDGTSPIQSPLTATITGGTFSCLMFNSDIEEKSYTIEAKVVLDNADVKATDTFTITSGSLTMSVPTTVVEGNYVMVTGTASAAPTVTVNPAKGTLTEQQYSLDTKGYSVKWSTQHATVGQEAAPGAYEVKAVIAGTELEQKATIEVVQATLNASAQNTVLMLKTDITGASNRQKDTPVFIEVTYPNGTAKFNNTHATLVKADGFYKWEIPGAYLTEKGTYKVKAWTDLGDKWYAEAAASFDVSDQEITITLPSKVTVLNEYTVTGTANQAIGTNILLFKDTPSTGYDTTHATYINSATLDSSKAYSKKITASTTTGSYKITAVLDTDNDGVYDADEAKASANILIEAPTLTLTATQDAAGAEDVKISGTLNQDDKVGAKVNIKIDELGLNVWANVIGNEYTYTWDTSRNGPVGEVLEGTYTVKAEYTYGTTTIEVSSTAVLTEATIFIEAPAKVAQNDAVDFTVKSGLKNAQGTVRLSIANIIRTVPGGFDTGTMRTTDLTYELSAMAEWDDDKELITPVIPGILTIKVTSTSPTTATAETTVIVEAAKLTVDPVSATKVGNDLVITGTCNREDGTQLEIELKGLGLTRTVTAGTADGMYTATFNTVGLLAGDYTLKVTDKMLENADAPVAMQPITTRMAASDDVVATTTVKLTSEAVATPTPAPTPTPSPTFAPTPAPTPAPTPAPTPAPTPAPTPAPTPAPTPAPTPAPTPAPTLPPRPAPTPAPTPKPTPAPAPAAPTPTPTPEPVPGFEAAFAIVGLLAVAYLVLKRKE from the coding sequence ATGCAGAATAAAATTACAGCTATGCTTTTGGTGGCACTGATGGTACTATCGATGTTCGCCGCATTTGTGACGCCGACAGCAGCAGCTGTAGGGGATAACCCGCCGACAGTTACACGTATAAAATTAGGAAAGGCCGTCTCCCATGGGGGGGCAGTGTTTATCGGAGAGAACATAAGCATCGTATTTGCTGACGTTGCAGCGACTGTCAGCATGAAGATAGAAGGCTCTTTCACAAACACTAAGTGTGAAGATTACGAACTTTATCCCTCGGTCTTTTTGACGCCTGCTGGCAACTTTACGGTATGGAAAACAAGAACAGAAAGTAAAGGTTACTACCTCATACAAGATACTAATACGGATGGACTCACTGAAGATATGGCAGTATTTCTATCTCCACCAACTCTGACAGTGCAGGTGAACGACAGAACCACTATGGAACAGGACGTCGACACAGTGTTTAGGGGGGATACGGTATGCTTCAGCGGGACTTCTAACTTGGAAGGCTACAACGTAACCGTGCAATTGTATGACGGTACAAGCCCGATACAGTCTCCTCTAACTGCAACAATTACCGGTGGCACGTTCTCATGTTTAATGTTTAACTCAGATATCGAGGAAAAGAGCTATACAATCGAGGCAAAGGTCGTACTTGATAACGCGGATGTCAAAGCTACAGATACATTCACCATCACATCAGGATCACTCACGATGAGCGTACCAACCACAGTGGTAGAAGGAAATTACGTCATGGTCACAGGCACTGCGTCTGCAGCGCCAACGGTCACGGTTAATCCAGCCAAAGGCACTCTCACCGAGCAACAGTATAGTCTCGATACAAAAGGCTACAGCGTAAAGTGGAGCACTCAGCATGCAACGGTTGGCCAAGAAGCAGCACCAGGTGCCTATGAGGTCAAGGCGGTGATAGCAGGTACAGAATTAGAGCAAAAGGCAACTATTGAGGTTGTACAAGCTACGTTGAACGCATCAGCCCAGAACACCGTATTAATGCTGAAGACAGACATAACGGGTGCGTCAAACAGGCAGAAGGACACCCCTGTGTTCATAGAAGTCACCTATCCAAATGGTACTGCCAAGTTCAACAATACCCATGCCACACTTGTAAAGGCAGATGGATTCTACAAGTGGGAGATTCCCGGGGCTTATCTGACCGAAAAAGGCACTTACAAGGTCAAGGCATGGACAGATTTAGGCGACAAATGGTATGCAGAAGCTGCAGCGAGCTTTGATGTTTCAGATCAAGAGATAACCATAACCCTGCCAAGTAAAGTGACGGTGCTCAATGAGTATACGGTTACAGGAACCGCCAATCAAGCGATAGGCACAAACATACTGTTATTCAAAGACACCCCGTCTACAGGTTATGATACTACCCACGCGACGTATATTAACTCAGCAACACTGGATTCATCTAAAGCATACTCCAAGAAGATAACGGCATCAACTACCACAGGGTCCTATAAGATAACTGCAGTACTGGACACTGACAATGATGGAGTATATGATGCAGATGAGGCAAAAGCAAGTGCCAACATTCTGATAGAGGCACCGACACTAACTCTCACGGCCACTCAAGATGCAGCCGGAGCAGAAGATGTCAAGATCTCAGGAACGCTGAACCAAGATGACAAGGTTGGAGCAAAAGTCAACATTAAGATCGATGAGTTGGGACTGAACGTTTGGGCCAATGTGATAGGAAACGAATACACCTACACATGGGATACCTCACGTAATGGGCCTGTCGGAGAAGTTCTCGAAGGAACCTATACCGTGAAAGCGGAATATACCTACGGCACCACCACGATTGAGGTCTCAAGCACTGCAGTACTGACAGAGGCAACGATTTTCATAGAGGCACCAGCGAAAGTGGCTCAGAACGACGCCGTTGATTTCACGGTCAAATCCGGTCTGAAGAATGCCCAAGGGACCGTCAGACTTTCCATAGCTAACATCATTCGTACCGTTCCAGGTGGCTTTGACACCGGAACCATGAGAACCACTGATCTGACCTATGAGCTCTCAGCGATGGCTGAATGGGATGACGATAAAGAGCTCATAACGCCAGTTATACCAGGCATTCTGACCATCAAGGTAACATCTACCTCGCCTACAACTGCGACAGCAGAAACGACTGTCATCGTTGAGGCAGCAAAACTAACCGTCGACCCAGTATCGGCGACCAAGGTTGGTAATGACTTAGTCATCACCGGAACATGCAACAGAGAGGACGGCACACAGCTAGAGATCGAGCTGAAGGGCTTGGGCTTAACGCGTACAGTTACGGCCGGTACTGCGGATGGAATGTACACAGCCACCTTTAACACGGTTGGACTACTTGCAGGCGACTACACGTTGAAGGTAACTGACAAGATGCTGGAAAACGCTGACGCACCAGTTGCAATGCAACCTATCACCACTCGAATGGCAGCCTCTGATGACGTCGTTGCGACCACAACGGTGAAACTCACCTCAGAAGCAGTAGCAACCCCAACACCTGCGCCAACGCCAACCCCATCACCTACATTCGCACCAACCCCAGCACCAACCCCAGCACCAACACCAGCACCAACACCAGCACCCACACCCGCACCAACCCCAGCACCAACACCTGCACCAACACCAGCACCAACACCCGCACCAACCCCAGCACCAACACTGCCACCCAGACCAGCACCCACACCCGCACCCACACCGAAACCAACACCCGCACCCGCACCAGCAGCACCAACACCCACACCAACACCAGAACCAGTACCTGGATTTGAGGCAGCCTTCGCAATCGTTGGACTCCTGGCGGTAGCATATCTGGTTCTAAAGCGAAAAGAGTGA
- a CDS encoding TIGR00289 family protein — protein sequence MKLAALISGGKDSAFAMYKALQEGHEITDLITIKSKNPSSYMYHTPNIHLTELFSRLSGIPLLIEESPGEKECELGDLERALYKVDVEGVVLGAIESEYQASRVERICNRMGLEVYAPLWHQDPEVLLREMIKSLDILITHVAALGLNESWLGRKMDEKTIEDLKILNQRYGVHICGEGGEYETLVTDAPFFSKKIELVTTKKKWYGDHGTLEILETRLVDK from the coding sequence ATGAAACTAGCAGCGCTCATTTCAGGGGGAAAGGATTCTGCCTTTGCCATGTACAAGGCACTCCAAGAAGGGCATGAGATAACCGATCTCATCACTATAAAATCCAAAAATCCAAGCTCATATATGTACCACACGCCAAATATTCATCTGACAGAGTTGTTCTCCAGATTAAGCGGAATTCCTCTCCTCATCGAAGAATCGCCTGGTGAGAAAGAGTGTGAGTTGGGAGATCTGGAAAGAGCGCTATATAAAGTAGATGTGGAGGGCGTCGTTTTAGGGGCGATAGAGTCCGAATATCAGGCATCGCGCGTAGAGCGAATCTGTAATCGAATGGGTCTCGAGGTATATGCCCCACTATGGCATCAGGATCCAGAGGTGCTACTCAGAGAGATGATAAAATCTTTGGATATCCTTATAACGCATGTGGCTGCCTTAGGTTTAAATGAAAGCTGGTTGGGTAGAAAGATGGATGAAAAAACGATAGAGGACTTAAAGATTTTAAACCAGAGGTATGGCGTACATATCTGTGGAGAGGGCGGTGAATATGAGACATTGGTGACGGATGCCCCGTTCTTCTCCAAAAAAATCGAGTTGGTCACAACCAAAAAAAAGTGGTATGGTGATCACGGAACTCTTGAGATTTTAGAGACAAGGCTGGTAGACAAGTGA
- a CDS encoding DUF5611 family protein: MSHVKRHLYIKKIWGEIIQEYTFKKSFKPDKDRILIVLKDCFQTRITEVDDKYTLSYGAMKQMTVWVSKKLFIDTKSDLGADEATILDTNKRFRDFLLKATGYTAKQRRDMAKKGLE; encoded by the coding sequence ATGAGTCATGTAAAAAGACATCTATACATAAAAAAGATTTGGGGTGAAATAATCCAAGAATACACCTTTAAAAAAAGCTTCAAGCCAGATAAAGATCGAATACTCATAGTTCTAAAAGATTGTTTTCAGACTAGGATCACCGAGGTAGACGACAAATACACGTTGAGTTACGGTGCGATGAAACAGATGACCGTATGGGTAAGTAAGAAGCTATTCATCGATACCAAGTCTGATTTAGGCGCAGATGAGGCAACGATCCTGGATACTAACAAGCGTTTTCGTGATTTCTTGTTAAAAGCGACCGGGTACACAGCTAAGCAACGCAGGGACATGGCTAAAAAAGGTTTAGAATAG
- a CDS encoding DUF2070 family protein produces the protein MKKGVDNRVSELSKYLFKAPQWTYSILFLLLFSPIIGISFDYGGWSDIRAGLLLIGMPATISALTSSPLTRTFGGNMTLNRSSLLSLIGTIIIGIFCITGALFSATLEGYIMALGVVFAIRTVILLLISSNSVWKMMIPASLQTLFGGVFLSLYTHSGAHYTNLIFGCIIFVLAFYLFARYIDAPMKKAFGVSGLDFIRGFITHTADGSSGIEDFFREMGEYVDAPVTVLNFKRDDKDKATFVIPNIHPGLMGEIGGGNLPAMITENFDSMVFVPHGPAYHDFNLVSADEIPKVVSAAKKALKNVAYTDLGSKSVRVKKGTTTILGQRFGDSILLTSSQCPAPTEDIEFAVGLTAMAETRVKGAKYAALIDAHNCTEPYAKVITPGSHTSYDIIKASSEATERLLENKNGRIKLGVSKRSGIYSPDKGVGALGIRVAVVEVLGQKSAYILIDGNNMVPGLRDAIIKVLPVDEAEVMTTDTHSVNFGGNNFIGAKIDHAGLIQTIREMTEEAIEDLEPVQAGMTTEFAEDVLVFGSYRTAQLASTVNAIISMGGGLAISIIVAALALAIFVFARNLRI, from the coding sequence ATGAAAAAGGGAGTGGACAATCGGGTTTCTGAACTTTCCAAATATCTATTTAAAGCGCCGCAATGGACATATTCCATTCTTTTTCTGCTGCTCTTCTCCCCCATAATAGGCATAAGCTTCGACTATGGGGGGTGGTCTGATATCAGAGCTGGCCTACTTTTGATAGGCATGCCAGCAACAATCTCTGCATTGACCTCCTCGCCACTAACCAGGACATTTGGCGGGAACATGACGCTTAACAGATCATCGTTGCTCTCCCTCATAGGCACCATCATCATTGGAATTTTCTGTATAACAGGAGCACTTTTTTCAGCAACACTTGAAGGGTACATAATGGCACTGGGCGTCGTTTTTGCAATTAGAACGGTCATACTTCTGTTGATATCAAGCAATAGCGTATGGAAAATGATGATCCCTGCGTCACTCCAAACGCTTTTTGGGGGCGTCTTTCTTTCATTATACACTCATAGTGGGGCCCACTATACAAACTTAATTTTTGGATGCATAATATTTGTCCTCGCATTCTACTTATTTGCAAGATACATCGATGCACCGATGAAGAAAGCATTTGGAGTGAGTGGTCTTGATTTTATCAGGGGTTTTATCACCCATACGGCCGATGGATCCTCCGGTATAGAAGACTTTTTCAGGGAAATGGGGGAATACGTGGATGCGCCTGTCACGGTTCTAAACTTTAAGAGAGATGACAAGGACAAGGCAACATTTGTGATTCCTAATATCCATCCTGGATTGATGGGGGAGATCGGGGGGGGTAATTTACCAGCCATGATAACAGAAAACTTTGATAGCATGGTCTTTGTACCCCATGGTCCTGCATATCACGATTTCAATTTGGTGTCAGCCGACGAGATACCTAAGGTAGTGTCTGCCGCAAAAAAGGCGTTGAAAAATGTGGCATATACTGACTTGGGATCCAAGTCTGTCAGGGTAAAAAAAGGCACTACCACAATTTTGGGTCAGCGATTCGGAGATTCCATATTGCTCACATCCTCCCAATGCCCGGCGCCTACTGAGGACATAGAGTTTGCAGTGGGATTGACAGCTATGGCAGAGACAAGGGTCAAAGGTGCCAAGTACGCTGCGCTCATAGACGCACACAACTGCACTGAACCTTATGCAAAAGTGATAACGCCTGGAAGTCACACCTCCTATGACATCATCAAGGCCTCTTCAGAGGCTACAGAAAGGTTACTGGAAAATAAAAATGGAAGAATTAAGTTAGGGGTTTCTAAAAGGAGTGGTATTTACTCACCAGACAAAGGGGTAGGTGCCCTCGGAATTAGGGTTGCAGTCGTTGAAGTGCTTGGTCAAAAAAGTGCCTACATATTAATCGATGGCAATAACATGGTACCTGGCTTGAGGGATGCCATCATCAAAGTGCTACCAGTCGATGAGGCAGAAGTGATGACCACTGACACGCATTCGGTGAACTTTGGTGGAAACAATTTCATTGGAGCCAAAATCGATCACGCTGGGTTGATCCAAACGATCAGAGAAATGACCGAGGAGGCAATAGAGGACCTTGAGCCTGTGCAAGCAGGAATGACCACCGAATTCGCTGAAGATGTCCTAGTATTTGGATCATACCGGACGGCGCAACTCGCAAGCACGGTCAACGCCATCATATCCATGGGAGGAGGACTAGCGATATCGATCATAGTTGCTGCTCTTGCACTGGCGATATTTGTGTTTGCGCGGAATCTTAGGATATGA